A portion of the Parambassis ranga chromosome 22, fParRan2.1, whole genome shotgun sequence genome contains these proteins:
- the LOC114427883 gene encoding dapper homolog 1-like isoform X1 codes for MPQVSAESAGEMLLPGAPRRDGAGDAAERSRSVRERLGAAVSGLSELELLRQRQEVLVRAALERREERREEKLLEENILLLRKQLSCLRMRDAGLISQLQELDRQINDLRLDTEPSHDQPEADSRPSSGFYELSDAASASLSNSSNSVFSECFCTTADADGRLPSSNGPADCLECDGLVGGLCDDSSFSGTIHRSLSALYPPTVDAASLVASSDTRSKYLCDLVTWNGSETYHFPSPLHAPVVQSPALLQGYGGQGRDEAGTPETSSPPVSVVPQSSSWPALSSTQTTSYKRLDSYIYSLLQRRAQPVRTGRPRTSISTEPSKSILRQASLCARQLSGPGPGLVRGSELKPSPPAGGTSVEGVAIPSAQRQRSLEGKGEEQEIQNVFPGGGDCSSPHGSINKYNDSLLRKRSKGLLPHIALLPRDFRELSSPKANSSPMDTNKPCCPPDQELHLEASNPAETKNNHRSLQAEESCRVVLELDRQRSSKQSQDDRGGSHMVHRRFISTQQRCTSGCIGGSRNVKHTCNKEPSSGKRGVKSHLRSKKSRLPEDGSSTHIRVSRRSVSSRMKRPPASIPEGRVLDRQASGLGSMRPGVFKCYHHGNHHHHHHHGRDQVVVIAKPKYKRSEYCRLRAPPEALYEEAFRRVQLRHRKEPVSGSTVCPPSSSPYSYTAGSDSEYSAECASLFHSTIVDTSEDERSNYTTNCFGDSESSEEEYVESTTTGSDTEESGGGGAGGGAGAVCRGRGPSGAAGAGAAGQERIKASRNLKKKILRFRSGSLKLMTTV; via the exons ATGCCGCAGGTCAGCGCAGAGTCTGCCGGGGAGATGCTGCTGCCTGGAGCCCCCAGGCGGGACGGAGCGGGGGATGCGGCGGAGCGGAGCCGCTCTGTCCGGGAGCGGCTGGGTGCCGCTGTGTCCGGGCTCAGCGAGCTGGAGCTCctgcggcagcggcaggaggtGCTGGTCCGGGCCGCGCTGGAACGCAGAGAGGAGCGCAGAGAGGAGAAGCTCCTGGAGGAGAACATCCTGCTGCTCAGGAAACAGCTG AGCTGTCTGAGGATGCGGGACGCCGGACTCATCAGTCAGCTACAGGAGCTGGACCGACAGATCAATGACCTGCGACTGGACACGGAGCCGTCACATGACCAGCCAGAGGCGGACAGCAGACCGAGCTCAG GTTTCTACGAACTGAGTGACGCTGCGTCTGCCTCGCTCTCTAACTCGTCCAACTCCGTCTTCAGTGAGTGTTTTTGCACAACAGCCGACGCCGATGGACGCCTCCCGTCCTCAA atGGTCCGGCCGACTGTTTGGAGTGTGACGGACTTGTTGGAGGACTTTGTGATGACTCCTCTTTCTCGGGGACGATCCACCGCTCGCTCTCAGCTCTCTACCCGCCCACGGTGGATGCTGCCTCTCTGGTGGCTTCCAGTGATACCCGCTCCAAGTACCTCTGTGACCTGGTGACTTGGAATGGCAGTGAAACGTACCACTTCCCAAGCCCGCTGCACGCCCCGGTAGTCCAAAGCCCTGCCCTCTTACAGGGTTATGGAGGTCAGGGCAGAGATGAGGCGGGAACACCAGaaacctcctctcctcctgtttctgtTGTTCCTCAGAGCTCCTCCTGGCCGGCCCTGTCCTCCACCCAAACTACTTCATACAAGCGACTGGACAGCTACATCTACAGTCTGCTGCAGCGCAGGGCCCAGCCTGTCAGGACCGGCAGACCCAGGACCAGTATCAGCACAGAACCATCTAAGAGCATACTGAGGCAGGCCAGTCTGTGTGCTCGGCAGCTGTCCGGGCCTGGTCCTGGTTTAGTGAGGGGGTCTGAACTCAAACCCTCCCCACCGGCTGGAGGCACATCAGTGGAAGGTGTTGCCATACCGTCTGCTCAGAGGCAGAGGTCTTTGGAGGGTAaaggggaggagcaggagatcCAGAATGTTTTTCCAGGTGGAGgtgactgcagctctcctcatggATCTATAAACAAGTACAATGACAGTctcctgaggaagaggagcaaagGGCTTCTTCCTCACATAGCTCTGCTGCCGAGAGACTTCAGGGAACTGAGCAGTCCCAAAGCTAACTCTTCCCCCATGGACACCAACAAGCCATGCTGTCCTCCAGACCAGGAGCTGCACCTGGAAGCATCCAACCCAGCGGAGACCAAGAACAACCACAGGTCACTCCAAGCAGAGGAAAGCTGCAGGGTGGTGCTGGAGCTGGACCGCCAGAGGTCCTCCAAGCAGAGCCAGGATGACAGAGGAGGCAGTCACATGGTCCACAGACGGTTTATCTCCACCCAGCAGCGCTGCACTAGCGGCTGCATAGGTGGCAGCAGGAATGTGAAGCACACGTGTAACAAAGAGCCCTCATCAGGGAAGAGAGGGGTTAAATCCCACCTCAGGTCTAAAAAGTCCCGCCTGCCGGAGGATGGGAGCTCCACTCACATTAGGGTGTCCAGAAGAAGTGTCTCCTCCAGGATGAAACGCCCCCCTGCCTCCATCCCAGAGGGCAGAGTCCTGGACAGACAGGCGTCAGGACTAGGCAGCATGCGGCCAGGTGTGTTTAAGTGttatcaccatggaaaccaccatcaccaccatcaccatggACGTGATCAGGTCGTGGTCATTGCCAAACCAAAGTACAAGCGCAGTGAATACTGCCGGCTGCGTGCGCCCCCGGAGGCTCTGTATGAGGAGGCCTTCAGGCGGGTCCAGCTGCGGCACAGAAAGGAGCCTGTGAGCGGGTCCACAGTGTGCCCCCCCTCCTCAAGTCCATATTCTTACACTGCAGGAAGTGACTCCGAGTATTCGGCCGAGTGTGCGTCACTCTTTCACTCCACCATCGTGGACACCAGTGAAGACGAGAGGTCTAACTACACCACAAACTGCTTCGGAGACAGCGAGTCCAGTGAGGAAGAGTACGTGGAGAGCACGACCACCGGCAGCGACACCGAGGAGAGTGGGGGAGGGGGAGCTGGGGGCGGGGCGGGCGCAGTCTGCAGGGGAAGGGGGCCGTCAGGGGCCGCTGGGGCTGGGGCCGCTGGGCAGGAAAGGATTAAAGCCTCTCGCAACTTGAAGAAGAAGATCCTCCGCTTCCGGTCGGGCTCATTAAAACTCATGACCACCGTATGA
- the LOC114427883 gene encoding dapper homolog 1-like isoform X2 has product MPQVSAESAGEMLLPGAPRRDGAGDAAERSRSVRERLGAAVSGLSELELLRQRQEVLVRAALERREERREEKLLEENILLLRKQLSCLRMRDAGLISQLQELDRQINDLRLDTEPSHDQPEADSRPSSGFYELSDAASASLSNSSNSVFNGPADCLECDGLVGGLCDDSSFSGTIHRSLSALYPPTVDAASLVASSDTRSKYLCDLVTWNGSETYHFPSPLHAPVVQSPALLQGYGGQGRDEAGTPETSSPPVSVVPQSSSWPALSSTQTTSYKRLDSYIYSLLQRRAQPVRTGRPRTSISTEPSKSILRQASLCARQLSGPGPGLVRGSELKPSPPAGGTSVEGVAIPSAQRQRSLEGKGEEQEIQNVFPGGGDCSSPHGSINKYNDSLLRKRSKGLLPHIALLPRDFRELSSPKANSSPMDTNKPCCPPDQELHLEASNPAETKNNHRSLQAEESCRVVLELDRQRSSKQSQDDRGGSHMVHRRFISTQQRCTSGCIGGSRNVKHTCNKEPSSGKRGVKSHLRSKKSRLPEDGSSTHIRVSRRSVSSRMKRPPASIPEGRVLDRQASGLGSMRPGVFKCYHHGNHHHHHHHGRDQVVVIAKPKYKRSEYCRLRAPPEALYEEAFRRVQLRHRKEPVSGSTVCPPSSSPYSYTAGSDSEYSAECASLFHSTIVDTSEDERSNYTTNCFGDSESSEEEYVESTTTGSDTEESGGGGAGGGAGAVCRGRGPSGAAGAGAAGQERIKASRNLKKKILRFRSGSLKLMTTV; this is encoded by the exons ATGCCGCAGGTCAGCGCAGAGTCTGCCGGGGAGATGCTGCTGCCTGGAGCCCCCAGGCGGGACGGAGCGGGGGATGCGGCGGAGCGGAGCCGCTCTGTCCGGGAGCGGCTGGGTGCCGCTGTGTCCGGGCTCAGCGAGCTGGAGCTCctgcggcagcggcaggaggtGCTGGTCCGGGCCGCGCTGGAACGCAGAGAGGAGCGCAGAGAGGAGAAGCTCCTGGAGGAGAACATCCTGCTGCTCAGGAAACAGCTG AGCTGTCTGAGGATGCGGGACGCCGGACTCATCAGTCAGCTACAGGAGCTGGACCGACAGATCAATGACCTGCGACTGGACACGGAGCCGTCACATGACCAGCCAGAGGCGGACAGCAGACCGAGCTCAG GTTTCTACGAACTGAGTGACGCTGCGTCTGCCTCGCTCTCTAACTCGTCCAACTCCGTCTTCA atGGTCCGGCCGACTGTTTGGAGTGTGACGGACTTGTTGGAGGACTTTGTGATGACTCCTCTTTCTCGGGGACGATCCACCGCTCGCTCTCAGCTCTCTACCCGCCCACGGTGGATGCTGCCTCTCTGGTGGCTTCCAGTGATACCCGCTCCAAGTACCTCTGTGACCTGGTGACTTGGAATGGCAGTGAAACGTACCACTTCCCAAGCCCGCTGCACGCCCCGGTAGTCCAAAGCCCTGCCCTCTTACAGGGTTATGGAGGTCAGGGCAGAGATGAGGCGGGAACACCAGaaacctcctctcctcctgtttctgtTGTTCCTCAGAGCTCCTCCTGGCCGGCCCTGTCCTCCACCCAAACTACTTCATACAAGCGACTGGACAGCTACATCTACAGTCTGCTGCAGCGCAGGGCCCAGCCTGTCAGGACCGGCAGACCCAGGACCAGTATCAGCACAGAACCATCTAAGAGCATACTGAGGCAGGCCAGTCTGTGTGCTCGGCAGCTGTCCGGGCCTGGTCCTGGTTTAGTGAGGGGGTCTGAACTCAAACCCTCCCCACCGGCTGGAGGCACATCAGTGGAAGGTGTTGCCATACCGTCTGCTCAGAGGCAGAGGTCTTTGGAGGGTAaaggggaggagcaggagatcCAGAATGTTTTTCCAGGTGGAGgtgactgcagctctcctcatggATCTATAAACAAGTACAATGACAGTctcctgaggaagaggagcaaagGGCTTCTTCCTCACATAGCTCTGCTGCCGAGAGACTTCAGGGAACTGAGCAGTCCCAAAGCTAACTCTTCCCCCATGGACACCAACAAGCCATGCTGTCCTCCAGACCAGGAGCTGCACCTGGAAGCATCCAACCCAGCGGAGACCAAGAACAACCACAGGTCACTCCAAGCAGAGGAAAGCTGCAGGGTGGTGCTGGAGCTGGACCGCCAGAGGTCCTCCAAGCAGAGCCAGGATGACAGAGGAGGCAGTCACATGGTCCACAGACGGTTTATCTCCACCCAGCAGCGCTGCACTAGCGGCTGCATAGGTGGCAGCAGGAATGTGAAGCACACGTGTAACAAAGAGCCCTCATCAGGGAAGAGAGGGGTTAAATCCCACCTCAGGTCTAAAAAGTCCCGCCTGCCGGAGGATGGGAGCTCCACTCACATTAGGGTGTCCAGAAGAAGTGTCTCCTCCAGGATGAAACGCCCCCCTGCCTCCATCCCAGAGGGCAGAGTCCTGGACAGACAGGCGTCAGGACTAGGCAGCATGCGGCCAGGTGTGTTTAAGTGttatcaccatggaaaccaccatcaccaccatcaccatggACGTGATCAGGTCGTGGTCATTGCCAAACCAAAGTACAAGCGCAGTGAATACTGCCGGCTGCGTGCGCCCCCGGAGGCTCTGTATGAGGAGGCCTTCAGGCGGGTCCAGCTGCGGCACAGAAAGGAGCCTGTGAGCGGGTCCACAGTGTGCCCCCCCTCCTCAAGTCCATATTCTTACACTGCAGGAAGTGACTCCGAGTATTCGGCCGAGTGTGCGTCACTCTTTCACTCCACCATCGTGGACACCAGTGAAGACGAGAGGTCTAACTACACCACAAACTGCTTCGGAGACAGCGAGTCCAGTGAGGAAGAGTACGTGGAGAGCACGACCACCGGCAGCGACACCGAGGAGAGTGGGGGAGGGGGAGCTGGGGGCGGGGCGGGCGCAGTCTGCAGGGGAAGGGGGCCGTCAGGGGCCGCTGGGGCTGGGGCCGCTGGGCAGGAAAGGATTAAAGCCTCTCGCAACTTGAAGAAGAAGATCCTCCGCTTCCGGTCGGGCTCATTAAAACTCATGACCACCGTATGA
- the LOC114427897 gene encoding galectin-5-like isoform X1, protein MSEQGEAHDKNTLLPHTAQFVPAALGWTQVAASEMDLSDALGGDWSTGANNQSGAQWPGQSNNPTWPGQPAANPTWPGGPSGGGGMWPGGNPNQPTWPSPQPTAPGGWPSPSPGPGPGPTIPAAPQQSLAVPYKQNLPSGVYDKLLITIGGTIKPNAEKITVDLSTSSDLAFHFNPRFNEGGGKVIVRNSCIGKKWGKEERELQHFPFIQGQPFEMKILCTSREFKVAVNNAHLLEFKHRVTDLRSINTLNIYYDLNLSKVHMETLP, encoded by the exons ATGAGTGAACAGGGCGAGGCtcatgacaaaaacacactgctgcctcacacagCTCAGTTTGTGCCTGCAGCTCTCGGGTGGACTCAG GTGGCAGCGAGCGAGATGGAT ctctcagaTGCTCTTGGTGGTGATTGGTCCACTGGTGCAAACAACCAATCAGGAGCACAATGGCCCGGACAGTCCAACAATCCTACCTGGCCAG GTCAACCTGCCGCCAACCCCACATGGCCTGGAGGTCCATCTGGAGGTGGAGGCATGTGGCCTGGAGGGAACCCCAACCAGCCCACTTGGCCCTCCCCCCAGCCCACTGCACCAGGAGGATGGCCTAGTCCCtcacctggacctggacctggacccaccATTCCTGCTGCTCCCCAACAGAGTCTG GCGGTTCCATACAAGCAGAATCTTCCCAGTGGAGTTTATGACAAGCTGCTCATCACCATCGGTGGAACCATCAAACCCAACGCTGAAAA GATCACAGTGGATCTGTCCACGTCCTCGGACCTGGCCTTCCACTTCAACCCCCGCTTCAACGAGGGTGGCGGGAAGGTAATTGTCCGGAACAGCTGCATTGGCAAGAAGTGGggcaaagaggagagagagctgcagcactTCCCCTTCATCCAGGGCCAGCCCTTCGAG ATGAAGATCCTGTGCACCAGCAGAGAGTTCAAGGTGGCTGTCAACAACGCCCACCTGTTGGAGTTCAAACACCGCGTCACGGACCTGAGATCCATCAACACACTCAACATCTACTACGACCTGAACCTGTCGAAGGTCCACATGGAGACGCTGCCCTGA
- the LOC114427897 gene encoding galectin-5-like isoform X2 — protein MDLSDALGGDWSTGANNQSGAQWPGQSNNPTWPGQPAANPTWPGGPSGGGGMWPGGNPNQPTWPSPQPTAPGGWPSPSPGPGPGPTIPAAPQQSLAVPYKQNLPSGVYDKLLITIGGTIKPNAEKITVDLSTSSDLAFHFNPRFNEGGGKVIVRNSCIGKKWGKEERELQHFPFIQGQPFEMKILCTSREFKVAVNNAHLLEFKHRVTDLRSINTLNIYYDLNLSKVHMETLP, from the exons ATGGAT ctctcagaTGCTCTTGGTGGTGATTGGTCCACTGGTGCAAACAACCAATCAGGAGCACAATGGCCCGGACAGTCCAACAATCCTACCTGGCCAG GTCAACCTGCCGCCAACCCCACATGGCCTGGAGGTCCATCTGGAGGTGGAGGCATGTGGCCTGGAGGGAACCCCAACCAGCCCACTTGGCCCTCCCCCCAGCCCACTGCACCAGGAGGATGGCCTAGTCCCtcacctggacctggacctggacccaccATTCCTGCTGCTCCCCAACAGAGTCTG GCGGTTCCATACAAGCAGAATCTTCCCAGTGGAGTTTATGACAAGCTGCTCATCACCATCGGTGGAACCATCAAACCCAACGCTGAAAA GATCACAGTGGATCTGTCCACGTCCTCGGACCTGGCCTTCCACTTCAACCCCCGCTTCAACGAGGGTGGCGGGAAGGTAATTGTCCGGAACAGCTGCATTGGCAAGAAGTGGggcaaagaggagagagagctgcagcactTCCCCTTCATCCAGGGCCAGCCCTTCGAG ATGAAGATCCTGTGCACCAGCAGAGAGTTCAAGGTGGCTGTCAACAACGCCCACCTGTTGGAGTTCAAACACCGCGTCACGGACCTGAGATCCATCAACACACTCAACATCTACTACGACCTGAACCTGTCGAAGGTCCACATGGAGACGCTGCCCTGA
- the LOC114427887 gene encoding F-box only protein 34-like: MHLKSYPKLVTSVQTSSQYSTLFLSQQGGLLKSCGSNQGNSSSGRLPFGVISTNTLHCSGTSALRVKAPSNGSLQFPDQSLGCENNVLRLYQTSSEDADAPLDIWAVIKPGHVREKICIFTSESGLKDGAGSPDRAPPMCTNHTTMTGLPRAAKAKGRWEENCGAKRRRRSGNNQNLQQSQRTVGGQLHMDSTHWLGNERCGGELVRAEDEERPKVSVVEMVAFLEQRANEQQADSSHLLTLQRSSTTITLSRPAPPEARDRSEVEGEELECIRVSDMVAKLETECQRRKTEGDLSRSNSLRRTVGRVLLASRDQSATSCQLSSPSSLSGAPRESLSRPQRQLTETQPVARSPALSRPLSCDLVVESPQVGGTSGPQRDGAVTETLTADTPPPLGEAEPLPGLLFLSLPPARTDPFPPSTDSKPHLPRHRTAFDMEASRLPALVNSSHSYFGGQSKKKRKADRAQSAAGLLGRRCSMSQDFLEMRQRLQQLLEPQPFLALLPHHLLVKVFLLLPTQSLAALKCTCTYFKFIIENYGVRPADSLWVSDPRYRDDPCKQCKKRYGRGDVSLCRWHHKPYCQALPYGPGYWMCCHSAHREAPGCNVGLHDNRWVLAFYGFNMPIYRRSHTPED; encoded by the coding sequence ATGCATCTGAAATCATATCCGAAGCTCGTGACCAGCGTTCAGACATCGTCCCAGTACAGCACTCTGTTTCTGAGCCAGCAGGGTGGGCTGCTGAAGTCCTGTGGCAGTAACCAAGGTAACAGCAGCAGCGGCCGCCTTCCATTCGGTGTCATCTCCACCAACACACTCCATTGCAGCGGCACGTCAGCACTTCGAGTGAAAGCGCCGTCTAACGGCTCCCTGCAGTTTCCTGACCAGTCACTGGGGTGTGAGAACAATGTGCTCCGACTCTATCAGACCAGCTCAGAGGATGCAGACGCTCCACTGGATATCTGGGCTGTCATCAAACCTGGACATGTTCGTGAGAAGATCTGCATATTCACATCTGAGAGTGGGCTGAAAGATGGAGCCGGCAGCCCGGACCGGGCGCCGCCGATGTGCACGAACCATACCACCATGACGGGACTGCCACGGGCTGCGAAGGCAAAGGGGAGATGGGAGGAAAACTGTGGTGCCAAACGGCGTCGCAGGTCTGGAAACAACCAGAACCTCCAGCAAAGTCAGAGGACCGTGGGTGGACAGCTGCACATGGACTCAACTCACTGGTTGGGCAATGAGAGATGTGGAGGGGAGCTGGTAAGGGCGGAGGACGAGGAGAGGCCGAAGGTGTCGGTGGTGGAGATGGTGGCTTTCTTGGAGCAGAGGGCAAATGAGCAGCAGGCGGACTCCTCCCATCTGCTTACACTCCAGAGGAGCTCTACCACCATCACACTGTCCAGACCTGCACCTCCTGAGGCCAGGGACAGGTCAGAGGTCGAGGGGGAGGAGCTAGAATGCATCAGGGTGTCAGACATGGTGGCAAAGCTGGAGACTGAGTGTCAGAGAAGGAAGACGGAGGGAGATCTGTCGAGGAGCAACAGCCTGAGGAGGACAGTGGGACGAGTCCTGCTTGCATCCAGGGATCAGAGCGCCACCTCCTGCCAGctgtcatcaccatcatcttTGTCAGGAGCTCCAAGGGAATCACTCAGCCGTCCACAAAGACagctgacagagacacagcctGTGGCTCGCTCTCCAGCACTGAGCAGGCCTCTGTCATGTGACCTGGTGGTGGAGTCACCACAGGTTGGAGGCACCAGCGGTCCACAGAGAGACGGTGCTGTCACAGagactctgactgcagacacacctcCTCCACTGGGGGAGGCAGAGCCTCTGCCTGGCttgttgtttctgtctcttcctccagcTCGGACAGACCCCTTCCCTCCTTCCACAGACTCGAAGCCCCACCTCCCTCGCCACAGAACAGCCTTTGATATGGAGGCCTCTCGTCTTCCTGCTCTTGTTAACTCCTCCCACAGCTACTTCGGTGGCCAatcaaagaagaagagaaaggctGACAGAGCACAGTCGGCTGCGGGGCTCCTCGGCCGGCGTTGTTCCATGTCACAGGACTTCCTGGAGATGCGTcagcggctgcagcagctgctcgaGCCGCAGCCGTTCCTGGCGCTGCTGCCGCATCACCTGCTGGTGAAggtctttctgctgctgccgaCGCAGAGCCTCGCTGCGCTCAAGTGCACCTGCACTTACTTCAAGTTTATCATTGAAAACTATGGGGTGAGGCCTGCCGACTCACTGTGGGTGTCTGACCCTCGTTACCGTGACGATCCCTGCAAACAGTGCAAGAAGCGGTACGGCCGCGGTGACGTGTCGCTGTGCCGCTGGCACCACAAGCCGTACTGCCAGGCGCTGCCGTACGGCCCCGGCTACTGGATGTGCTGCCACAGCGCCCACAGGGAGGCGCCCGGCTGCAACGTGGGTCTGCATGATAACCGCTGGGTGCTGGCGTTTTACGGCTTCAACATGCCGATCTATCGGAGGAGCCATACTCCTGaggactga
- the LOC114427905 gene encoding LOW QUALITY PROTEIN: H/ACA ribonucleoprotein complex subunit DKC1-like (The sequence of the model RefSeq protein was modified relative to this genomic sequence to represent the inferred CDS: inserted 2 bases in 2 codons; deleted 1 base in 1 codon; substituted 1 base at 1 genomic stop codon), whose product MADTEVSSVKKKKVKRVIEEDVGEIQQSENFFIQPESKVASLDTSQWPLLLKNFDKLNVRTAHYTPMPSGCNPLQRNIQDYVRSGFINLDKPANPSSHEVVAWIRRILRVEKTGHSGTLDPKVTGCLIVCVDRATRLVKSQQSAGKEYVGIVRLHNAIESEPALETLTGALFQRPPLIAAVKRQLRVRTIYESKLIEYDPERRLGIFWVSCEAGTYIRTLCVHLGLLLGVGGQMQELRRVRSGVLGEKDNMVTMHDVLDAQWXVESHKDESYLRRVIXPAEKLLVSHRRVVMKDSAXVNAICYGAKIMLPGVLRYEDGIEINQDIVVITTKGEAICLAVALMTTAVISTCDHGFVAKIKRVIMERDTYPRKWGLGPKARQKKMMIQKGLLDKHGKPNASTPQDWKEEYVDYR is encoded by the exons ATGGCGGACACAGAGG tgtcatcagtgaagaagaagaaggtgaagaGAGTCATCGAGGAAGACGTTGGG GAGATACAGCAGAGCGAGAACTTCTTCATTCAGCCAGAGTCCAAGGTTGCTTCTCTGGACACGTCACAATGGCCGCTCCTGTTAAAG AACTTCGACAAGCTGAATGTCCGGACGGCTCATTACACTCCGATGCCGAGTGGCTGCAACCCACTGCAGAGGAACATCCAGGACTACGTCAG GTCAGGCTTCATCAACCTGGACAAGCCAGCCAACCCGTCGTCCCATGAGGTGGTGGCGTGGATCAGGAGGATCCTGCGGGTGGAGAAGACGGGTCACAGTGGGACGCTTGACCCCAAGGTCACCGGCTGCCTGATTGTCTGTGTTGACCGAGCCACGCGATTGGTCAAGTCCCAGCAGAGTGCAG gtaaAGAGTATGTGGGGATCGTTCGG CTGCACAATGCAATCGAGAGCGAGCCT GCGTTGGAGACGCTGACCGGAGCTCTGTTCCAGCGGCCGCCACTGATCGCTGCTGTGAAACGCCAGCTGAGAGTCCGAACAATCTACGAGAGCAAACTTATCGAGTACGACCCTGAGAGGAGGCTAG GTATATTCTGGGTAAGCTGCGAAGCAGGAACTTACATCCGGACTCTGTGTGTCCATCTGGGCCTGCTGCTCGGGGTTGGGGGGCAGATGCAGGAGCTGAGGAGGGTCCGGTCTGGCGTCCTGGGAGAGAAG GACAACATGGTGACAATGCACGACGTCCTGGACGCTCAGT CAGTTGAATCACACAAAGACGAGTCGTACCTGAGGAGGGTGA CTCCCGCTGAGAAGCTGCTGGTGTCCCACAGACGGGTTGTCATGAAGGACAGCGCGTGA GTGAACGCCATTTGTTACGGCGCCAAGATCATGCTCCCAGGGGTGCTCAGGTACGAAGACGGCATAGAGATCAACCAGGACATCGTCGTCATCACGACGAAGGGCGAGGCCATCTGCCTAG CGGTAGCTCTGATGACCACAGCGGTGATCTCCACATGTGATCATGGTTTTGTGGCAAAAATTAAGCGGGTGATCATGGAGAGAGACACATATCCTCGAAAGTGGGGCCTGGGGCCAAAG GCGAggcagaagaagatgatgattcAGAAAGGGCTGCTGGATAAACATGGGAAACCAAATGCCAGCACTCCGCAGGACTGGAAGGAGGAATACGTGGACTACAGGTAG